From Phragmites australis chromosome 5, lpPhrAust1.1, whole genome shotgun sequence, a single genomic window includes:
- the LOC133920097 gene encoding tetratricopeptide repeat domain-containing protein PYG7, chloroplastic-like: protein MPLWGTTGRWGVGVSLAVGRFGGRPTTPQGKRRPCPSFKSDLCGVSLFLAKEGRPSNRGGVVFVSKNVEEAFFHPSDKDKRRGRNLLLQFGALPCCTMAWLTTAQSAQSSVGAKINMVYEVGELFELGIQLSYLLILLGLLGAGSFFVVRQVLVRRELDLSAKELQEQVRSGDASATEYFELGAVMLRRKFYPAAIKYLQQAIQKWDRDEQDLAQVYNALGVSYKRDNKLDKAIQQFEKAVELQPGYVIAWNNLGDVYEQKKDLKSALKAFEEVLLFDPNNKVARPRRDDLRQRVGMYKGVPVKSEKR from the exons ATGCCGTTGTGGGGAACAACGGGGAGATGGGGGGTGGGGGTGTCGTTGGCCGTCGGCAGGTTTGGCGGCCGCCCCACCACACCACAAGGGAAGCGCCGCCCCTGTCCTAGCTTCAAATCCGACTTATGTGGGGTTTCTTTGTTTCTTGCTAAGGAAGGCAGACCATCGAATAGAGGAGGGGTTGTCTTCGTTTCGAAAAATGTAGAAG AAGCTTTCTTTCACCCTTCTGACAAGGATAAAAGGAGAGGCAGAAATTTGCTTCTGCAATTCGGTGCACTTCCATGTTGCACTATGGCATGGTTGACTACTGCACAATCAGCACAGTCTAGTGTAGGAGCAAAGATAAATATGGTTTATGAGGTCGGAGAGCTGTTTGAACTGGGAATTCAGCTGTCTTATCTGCTTATACTACTTGGTCTGCTTGGAGCTGGTTCATTTTTCGTTGTTCGTCAGGTTCTCGTTCGCAGGGAGCTTGATCTTTCTGCTAAAGAATTGCAA GAACAAGTGAGAAGTGGTGATGCAAGTGCTACAGAGTATTTTGAGCTTGGAGCTGTTATGCTGCGGAGAAAATTTTACCCAGCCGCTATCAAATATCTACAACAAGCAATACAGAAATGGGATAGAGATGAGCAAGATCTTGCGCAG GTGTACAATGCTCTGGGAGTGAGCTACAAGAGAGATAACAAACTAGACAAGGCAATTCAGCAATtcgagaaggcggtggagcTTCAGCCAGGCTATGTGATAGCTTGGAACAACTTAGGTGACGTATATGAGCAGAAGAAAGACTTGAAGTCAGCCCTCAAGGCCTTTGAGGAGGTCCTTCTCTTTGATCCGAACAACAAGGTTGCAAGGCCACGCCGGGATGACCTTAGGCAGCGTGTCGGCATGTACAAGGGCGTGCCGGTAAAATCTGAAAAGCGATAG